The Planococcus liqunii genome includes a region encoding these proteins:
- a CDS encoding M4 family metallopeptidase, translated as MKKNYFVPVLLSSALVLSSFSAANALAAPPDQPGKPWNETGSVPVFVKEKFGEKQVGNAAAHALDYLKKIEKQIGVANPDKNLKVKNIQKDSLGMKHVRFNQTVKGIPVEGSEVVVHYNKQDELVSVNGSHIPEATEEIDTSAAVSEAAAVEAAKKAVNAPAQLEETPLADLVIYPFEGTNHLAYKVNVNFLGEKPGNWFAFIDAKSGETIDQYNALMHVDNHHESVGTGVLGAQRKIHTTRTQLPSQGTIFSLSDTSHAGLQGIFTYDANDGKIFSNNSASWKDEYQHAAVDAHYNSEVVYDYYLEEHGRNSLDDKGMAIVSYVHYGDNYNNAFWNGRQMTYGDGDGSYMVPLSAGLDVAAHEMTHGVITNSANLQYRFQSGALNESFADIFGALIDSEDWEVGEDIMGPGAKADGRVSLRSLSDPGKYPVKADYVPYGDGKGKYPAHMDEYYDLPRSLDNGGVHINSSITNHAAYLIGEKIGKEKLGQIFYRALTVYLTPTSDFSAARRAIVQSAADIYGEASAEAKAAAEGFDSVGIYE; from the coding sequence TTGAAGAAAAATTATTTTGTTCCAGTATTATTATCTTCGGCTCTCGTACTTAGCTCATTTTCCGCAGCCAATGCATTGGCTGCGCCACCGGACCAGCCCGGCAAGCCGTGGAATGAAACGGGCAGCGTACCGGTTTTTGTAAAAGAAAAATTTGGTGAAAAACAGGTTGGCAATGCGGCAGCCCATGCTCTGGATTATTTAAAAAAGATTGAAAAGCAGATTGGTGTAGCCAATCCGGATAAAAACTTGAAAGTGAAAAACATACAGAAAGATTCGCTTGGCATGAAACATGTCCGCTTTAACCAGACCGTAAAAGGCATTCCGGTAGAAGGATCCGAAGTGGTCGTCCATTATAACAAACAAGACGAACTGGTGTCTGTAAATGGCAGCCATATTCCGGAAGCAACAGAGGAGATCGACACATCAGCGGCTGTCAGTGAAGCGGCAGCGGTGGAAGCAGCCAAGAAGGCAGTAAACGCTCCGGCTCAACTGGAAGAAACCCCTTTAGCGGATTTGGTGATTTATCCTTTTGAAGGAACCAACCATTTGGCTTATAAAGTGAATGTCAATTTCCTCGGGGAAAAACCAGGGAATTGGTTTGCCTTTATTGATGCAAAAAGCGGGGAAACCATCGACCAGTACAATGCATTGATGCATGTGGACAACCATCACGAATCGGTTGGAACAGGTGTCCTTGGAGCGCAGCGGAAAATACATACTACGCGGACTCAACTGCCAAGCCAGGGAACGATTTTTAGTTTATCGGACACTTCCCATGCAGGACTTCAAGGAATTTTCACCTATGATGCAAATGACGGCAAGATCTTTTCGAACAACAGTGCATCATGGAAAGACGAATATCAGCACGCCGCTGTAGATGCACATTACAATTCGGAAGTCGTCTATGATTATTACTTAGAGGAACATGGACGGAATTCACTTGATGACAAAGGAATGGCAATCGTTTCTTATGTGCATTACGGCGATAATTACAATAACGCTTTCTGGAACGGCCGCCAGATGACATACGGAGACGGGGACGGCTCTTATATGGTGCCCCTGTCTGCCGGGCTTGATGTAGCTGCCCATGAAATGACGCATGGCGTAATCACAAACTCTGCAAACCTTCAGTACCGCTTCCAGTCAGGTGCATTGAACGAATCGTTCGCCGACATCTTCGGGGCCTTGATTGACAGTGAGGACTGGGAAGTCGGAGAAGACATTATGGGTCCAGGGGCAAAAGCGGACGGCCGTGTATCGCTCCGCAGTTTGAGCGATCCAGGCAAATACCCGGTTAAAGCGGACTATGTTCCTTACGGCGACGGAAAAGGCAAATACCCTGCGCATATGGACGAATACTATGACCTGCCGAGAAGCCTTGACAATGGCGGCGTGCATATCAACTCGTCGATTACCAACCATGCGGCGTATTTGATTGGCGAAAAAATCGGAAAAGAAAAGCTGGGCCAAATTTTTTATCGGGCACTGACGGTGTATTTAACGCCGACTTCTGATTTCAGCGCTGCGCGCCGGGCCATTGTCCAGTCTGCAGCTGATATTTACGGAGAAGCGAGCGCTGAAGCGAAAGCCGCCGCTGAAGGTTTTGATAGTGTTGGCATTTACGAATAA
- a CDS encoding dicarboxylate/amino acid:cation symporter, whose product MKKTSLTVKVLSGLVLGAIVGLLINLFAPGAFENLNTFLFVPLGQIFLSMINMLVVPLVLFSIILGTAGLGDPAKLGRIGFKTVTYFLVTTTIAIIIGLGLAALIQPGLAGDFDLGSASFESEEAPSVADTLLNIIPDNPLAAMTEGNMLQIIVFAVFIGLALTALGDKTKGIFNLVEQGNEIMMYLVGLVMKFAPYGTFGLIATAVGSQGFSAMKAMGSYMVVILAALFIHSVFTYGGTVAVLAKKNPIWFFKKFAPAMSVAFSTSSSNATLPVSMDVAQKELGVPKSISSFVQPLGATINMDGTAIMQGVATMFIAQAFGIELTLVELATVVLTAVLASVGTAGVPGVGLIMLAMVLGSVGLPVEGIGLIIGIDRLLDMTRTAVNITGDAACAVYVAETEGKRVLKREEAEANA is encoded by the coding sequence ATGAAAAAAACTAGTTTGACTGTGAAGGTATTAAGCGGACTTGTTCTCGGTGCAATTGTCGGTTTACTTATTAATTTATTTGCGCCTGGAGCTTTCGAAAATTTAAATACATTCTTATTTGTTCCGCTTGGTCAAATATTTTTGAGTATGATTAATATGCTCGTGGTGCCGCTTGTACTGTTTTCAATCATTTTGGGGACAGCAGGACTTGGCGATCCAGCTAAGTTAGGGCGCATCGGTTTTAAAACGGTTACATACTTCTTAGTGACGACAACAATTGCCATTATCATTGGCCTTGGACTGGCAGCCTTGATTCAGCCGGGCCTTGCAGGCGATTTTGATCTTGGAAGTGCTTCATTTGAAAGTGAAGAAGCTCCTTCTGTGGCAGATACTCTTTTAAATATTATTCCTGATAATCCATTGGCAGCTATGACAGAAGGAAATATGCTTCAAATTATTGTATTTGCCGTATTCATTGGTCTTGCATTGACTGCTCTTGGTGATAAGACAAAAGGAATCTTTAACCTGGTTGAGCAAGGAAATGAAATTATGATGTATCTGGTAGGCCTGGTCATGAAGTTTGCGCCTTACGGTACATTTGGATTGATTGCGACAGCAGTAGGGTCTCAAGGGTTCTCCGCTATGAAAGCTATGGGATCTTATATGGTCGTTATTTTAGCTGCACTTTTCATTCACTCGGTGTTTACATATGGAGGAACAGTTGCAGTATTGGCAAAGAAAAACCCAATCTGGTTCTTCAAGAAATTTGCGCCTGCAATGAGTGTAGCGTTTAGTACATCAAGCAGTAACGCAACGTTGCCGGTATCGATGGACGTAGCACAGAAAGAACTTGGCGTGCCAAAATCCATCAGTTCATTTGTACAGCCATTAGGGGCGACCATCAATATGGACGGAACTGCAATTATGCAGGGTGTGGCTACGATGTTTATTGCGCAGGCCTTTGGGATTGAACTGACATTAGTCGAACTAGCTACAGTTGTATTGACTGCCGTATTAGCGAGTGTCGGGACTGCCGGGGTCCCAGGCGTCGGTCTCATCATGCTTGCAATGGTGCTTGGCAGTGTTGGCTTGCCGGTTGAAGGAATTGGTTTAATCATAGGTATTGACCGCTTGCTTGATATGACTAGAACTGCCGTAAACATTACTGGTGATGCTGCTTGTGCAGTTTATGTAGCAGAAACTGAAGGCAAACGCGTATTGAAAAGAGAAGAAGCAGAAGCAAACGCTTAA
- a CDS encoding quinone oxidoreductase family protein produces MKAIVVKELGAPEVMELQEVEKPEIAPHQVLIQVQAISVNFADIKARQGQYHGTEAGAAFTPGLDCAGEIIEVGSEVTKFKPGQRVMAFPKNGSYAEYVAADEVLAYAVPDELDIETAAASLTVGITAYNVIRKIARLAPEETILIHAAAGGIGSTAIQLARLFGAGKIIGTVGSDEKKEAAKSFGADHVINYVSGDFVEEVKQLTGGKGADVILDTVAGKNFEKSLNCLAPFGRIVSFGHGNTGSVPGALTTADLHSSCRSVLGYSTGTYRKQRPEFLQEAAAKITELMLEKKLEMAISKRFPLAEAAQAHVHIESRKSIGKILLMP; encoded by the coding sequence ATGAAAGCAATCGTCGTAAAGGAACTGGGAGCGCCGGAAGTAATGGAGCTTCAGGAAGTGGAAAAACCGGAAATTGCCCCGCATCAAGTGCTGATTCAAGTACAGGCGATCAGTGTGAATTTTGCCGATATCAAAGCACGCCAGGGGCAATATCACGGCACCGAGGCAGGAGCTGCATTCACTCCAGGATTGGATTGCGCCGGGGAAATCATTGAAGTGGGCAGCGAAGTGACGAAGTTTAAGCCGGGACAGCGGGTAATGGCTTTTCCGAAAAATGGGTCATATGCCGAGTATGTCGCAGCGGATGAAGTGCTGGCTTATGCGGTTCCGGACGAATTGGATATTGAAACAGCGGCAGCTTCACTGACGGTGGGCATTACAGCGTACAATGTCATTCGGAAAATAGCACGCCTCGCTCCGGAAGAAACCATCTTAATCCATGCAGCAGCGGGCGGCATCGGCTCAACAGCCATTCAGTTAGCTCGTCTATTTGGCGCCGGCAAAATTATCGGAACAGTAGGCAGCGATGAAAAGAAAGAAGCCGCAAAGAGCTTTGGGGCAGACCACGTCATCAATTACGTATCAGGTGATTTTGTCGAAGAAGTGAAGCAACTGACCGGCGGCAAAGGAGCAGACGTCATATTGGATACAGTGGCCGGTAAAAATTTCGAGAAGAGCTTGAACTGTCTGGCACCGTTTGGCCGGATTGTTTCATTTGGCCACGGCAATACGGGCTCTGTGCCAGGCGCCCTTACCACCGCTGATCTGCATTCCAGCTGCCGGTCTGTCCTTGGATACAGCACCGGAACTTACCGGAAACAGCGTCCCGAGTTTCTGCAGGAGGCAGCGGCAAAAATAACAGAATTGATGCTGGAGAAAAAATTGGAGATGGCGATTTCCAAACGCTTTCCGCTGGCGGAAGCCGCACAAGCCCATGTCCATATTGAAAGCCGAAAAAGCATTGGCAAGATTTTGCTGATGCCTTAA
- a CDS encoding YebC/PmpR family DNA-binding transcriptional regulator has product MGRKWNNIKEKKASKDANTSRIYAKFGREIYVAAKQGEPDPESNQALKVVLERAKTYSVPRAIIDRAIEKAKGGSEESYDELRYEGFGPNGSMVIVDTLTNNVNRTASDVRAAFGKNGGNMGVSGSVAYMFDYTAVFGIEGKTADEVLELLMEADVDVRDISEEEDSVIVYAEPDQFHIVQEAFKNVGITEFTVAELTMLAQNELELPEDAQAQFEKMIDAIEDLEDVQQVYHNVDLA; this is encoded by the coding sequence ATGGGACGCAAATGGAATAATATTAAAGAGAAAAAAGCATCCAAAGACGCAAACACAAGCCGGATCTACGCGAAATTCGGACGGGAAATCTATGTTGCCGCAAAACAAGGCGAACCGGATCCTGAATCGAACCAGGCGCTGAAAGTCGTGCTTGAACGCGCCAAAACATATAGTGTGCCCAGAGCTATCATTGACCGGGCGATTGAAAAGGCAAAAGGCGGTTCGGAAGAAAGTTATGATGAACTGCGCTACGAAGGTTTCGGGCCGAACGGTTCCATGGTGATTGTGGATACATTGACAAATAACGTGAACCGCACTGCTTCAGATGTCCGTGCGGCGTTCGGCAAAAACGGCGGCAACATGGGTGTCAGCGGCTCGGTTGCTTATATGTTCGACTATACAGCTGTTTTCGGCATCGAAGGCAAAACAGCGGATGAAGTGCTTGAATTGCTGATGGAAGCGGATGTGGATGTACGCGATATCAGCGAAGAAGAAGATTCGGTGATCGTTTATGCAGAACCGGATCAATTCCATATTGTCCAGGAAGCGTTCAAAAACGTCGGCATCACGGAGTTTACTGTGGCTGAACTGACCATGCTGGCACAAAACGAACTGGAATTGCCCGAAGATGCACAAGCCCAATTTGAAAAAATGATCGATGCCATCGAAGATTTGGAAGATGTGCAGCAGGTTTACCACAATGTTGATTTAGCTTAA
- a CDS encoding SDR family NAD(P)-dependent oxidoreductase, translating to MAENNVIIITGGASGIGREAAYLLSEAGNAIVVADFNEEGAKETAANIEAQGGKAATFKVDVSKAEEVEAMVNFAVETFGTLNGIFNNAGIGLVKPLLEMDPASYHKVIDVDQHSVYYGIYYGAKKMVELGAKGTIVNTASIYGSMAAKGSFNYNAAKAAVVMMSKSGALELAEHGIRVVGVAPGFIDTPILGEDEEMKKALSALHMHNKLIQPEKVASVVKFLFSEKAAAINGSTVAVDDGFLSFK from the coding sequence ATGGCAGAAAATAACGTGATTATCATTACAGGCGGAGCCAGCGGCATCGGACGTGAAGCGGCATATCTATTATCGGAGGCTGGAAACGCCATTGTCGTAGCCGACTTCAACGAAGAAGGCGCAAAAGAAACTGCAGCGAATATTGAAGCGCAAGGCGGCAAAGCGGCAACGTTCAAAGTGGATGTTTCCAAAGCCGAAGAAGTGGAAGCGATGGTTAATTTTGCGGTCGAAACATTCGGCACATTAAACGGCATTTTCAACAACGCCGGCATCGGGCTTGTTAAACCTTTGCTTGAAATGGATCCCGCTTCTTACCATAAAGTAATCGATGTCGACCAGCACAGCGTCTACTACGGCATTTATTACGGCGCGAAAAAGATGGTCGAACTCGGAGCCAAAGGCACTATCGTCAATACCGCTTCCATTTACGGCTCCATGGCGGCAAAAGGAAGCTTCAACTACAACGCGGCAAAAGCCGCAGTGGTTATGATGTCCAAATCCGGCGCGCTCGAACTTGCTGAACACGGCATTCGGGTAGTCGGCGTTGCTCCCGGATTTATCGATACGCCGATTCTCGGAGAAGATGAAGAAATGAAAAAAGCCTTGTCTGCACTTCATATGCACAACAAACTGATTCAGCCTGAGAAAGTGGCCAGCGTCGTGAAGTTTCTGTTCTCCGAGAAAGCTGCTGCCATCAATGGTTCCACCGTTGCGGTAGACGATGGATTCCTGAGCTTTAAATAA